One region of Vigna angularis cultivar LongXiaoDou No.4 chromosome 10, ASM1680809v1, whole genome shotgun sequence genomic DNA includes:
- the LOC108334892 gene encoding uncharacterized protein LOC108334892, with product MEHKALWALKLLNFDPSKTQNNRRRQMLELEEMRVHAYDSYISNKEKLKSKWFGPFIVKSVRPHGAIELVDPAASNQQRSWVVNGQRLKHYLGGEVEQLSTVMKLVDP from the exons ATGGAGCATAAGGCTTTGTGGGCTCTTAAAttgttgaattttgatccttctaaaactcaaaataatcGAAGAAGGCAGATGTTGGAGCTAGAGGAGATGCGGgtgcatgcatatgattcatacATAAGCaacaaagaaaag ttgaagtcaaaatggtTCGGGCCATTCATAGTGAAAAGTGTGcgtccacatggagcaattgaattgGTTGATCCAGCTGCTAGTAATCAACAGAGAAGctgggtggtgaatggtcaacgtctcaagcattaTCTGGGAGGAGAAGTAGAGCAGTTGTCCACAGTGATgaagttggttgatccttga